CTCAGCCCTTCCATTTGCGTCACCCCATAGCTCGTAACGAAACTATGCTGGTAGCGGAATATTAACCGCTTTCCCATCACCTACGCCTTTCGGCCTCAGCTTAGGCACCGACTGACCCTGGGCGGATTAACCTTCCCCAGGAACCCTTGGGCTTTCGGCGTGCTCGTTTTTCACGAGCATTATCGCTACTCGTTCTGACATAATCACTTCTGCCTCGTCCAGTGTGCCTCGCGGCACACCTTCAACCTACTACAGAACGCTCCCCTACCCAGTGTATCCGAAGATACACTGCCACGGCTTCGGTATCTAGCTTAAGCCCCGGTACATTTTCAGCGCGAAATCACTCGACTGGTGAGCTGTTACGCACTCTTTAAATGATGGCTGCTTCTAAGCCAACATCCCAGCTGTCTGAGTGACTTCACATCTTTTCCCACTTAGCTAGAATTTAGGGACCTTAGCCGGTGGTCTGGGTTATTCCCCTCTCGGCAATGGAGCTTATCCCCCACTGCCTCTTTCCCTGAGTCTAGGGTGACGGCATTCGGAGTTTAATTGAGCTCTCTCCGACATAGTCGGAGATCACTCATTTAGTGCTCTACCACCGCCACCGAACCTCAGAGACTGCCCCTAAAGGCATTTCGGGGAGAACCAGCTATCACCCGGTTTGGTAAGCCTTTCACTCCCACCCACAGCTCATCCGAGGGTATTGCAAGACCCACCGGTTCGGGCCTCCCTCCGGTGTTACCCGAAGTTCACCCTGGCCATGGGTAGCTCACCGGGCTTCGGGTCTATCGCTGCGAACTTAACGCCCTATTCGGACTCGCTTTCGCTCCGGCTCCTCTCCTTTAGGAGATTAGCCTCGCTCGCAACGATAACTCGTCAGATCATTATGCAAAAGGCACGCAGTCACCCCCATCATCAAACCTTGCGGTAAGATGACGAGAGCTCCTGCTGATTGTAAGCATATGGTTTCAGGTTCTATTTCACTCCCCGCCAGGGGTTCTTTTCACCTTTCCCTCACGGTACTTGTGCACTATCGGTCAACCGCGAGTATTTAGCCTTAGCAGATGGTCCTGCCAGATTCCCACAGAGTTCCACGTGCTCCGTGGTACTTGGGGACTTAGTCTAAGGAGGGCTTTTTGGTTTCGCCTACTGGACTCTCACCATCTATGGTATGCCGTTCCAGGACATTTCGGCTACCAAAAAGCCTTTGTAACTCCTCCCACTCCGAGCAGCTGTGGACGACTAAGCCCCACTACCCCGCCGATGCAACGCCTGCTCGCTTTAACGCATCGGTCGGTTTGGGCTCTTCCCCGTTCGCTCGCCGCTACTAAGGGAATCGAATTTTCTTTCTTTTCCTCCGCTTACTGAGATGTTTCACTTCAGCGGGTTTGCCTCCTTGGAGTTGCCTCCAAGGATGTGCGGAGTTCATCCGCACGGGTTTCCCCATTCGGAGATCGCCGGGTCAACGGTTGTGTGCACCTCACCGGCGCTTATCGCAGCTTACCACGTCCTTCATCGCCTGCGGTTGCCAAGGCATCCACCATATGCTCTTAGTAGCTTATGAAGTGCCTGCCACTTCCTTTTGTCCAAATTGTCAAAGAACAACACTTACCTCAATACGAGGTAATTGAAATTATACAAATTTTTAAGGCTTTGTCAAGAGTTTATTTTTCCCAGCCGTAAACTTTTTGTTTACAGCCCATTAAGGGAATTTTCAAACAGCTAATTTTGACTATATAATTATACCCCAATTTAACGATTTGTCAAGTATTTTTTTCTTGATTTTATTTGTTGATAAATCTATAATTACTCGATGACCCAAGCGCAATCGGCAGTGCCATTAGCCGAACGCATGCGACCACAAAGTCTTGAGGAGTTTGTTGGTCAGAAGCATCTTTTAGATAAAGGAAAGCCCTTGCGCACCATGATTGAAAATGGTGAACTACACTCAATGATCTTTTGGGGACCACCTGGTTCAGGCAAGACGACCCTGGCTTATCTCATTGCTAAATACACTAAAGCACATTTTGTCTCATTTAGTGCTGTCACGGCTGGGGTGTCTGATATTCGACAGGTGATCAACGATGCTGAACACTACCAGAAGATGTTTAATCAAAGTACTATTCTCTTCGTTGACGAAATTCATCGTTTTAATAAAGCACAGCAAGATGCCTTTTTGCCATATGTAGAACAAGGAAAAATTATTCTTATCGGAGCTACTACCGAGAATCCATCATTTGAAGTTATTAGCCCATTGCTTTCCCGCTGCCGAGTTTATGTGTTAAATCAACTTAATCCCGATGAGATTAAAGCAATTATTAAACAGGCAATATCATCACCACGTGGTCTTAAAGATTTTAATGTCTCGTTGTCAAACCAAGCACTTAACTATATCATCAATATTGCGCAAGGTGACGCCCGAGTGGCCCTTAATTTATTAGAATTAGCCACCAAGACCACTGGACCAGATAAAATTGGCCGCCGCCGAATTTCCGTAAAAACCCTGGAAGACATCGCCTTGCGTAAAATGCTTCTTTATGACAAGTCCGGCGAAGAACATTACAATTTAATCTCAGCGCTTCACAAGTCACTTAGAGACTCAGACGTTGATGCCGCATTATACTGGTTAGCTCGGATGCTTGAAGCCGGTGAAGACCCGCTGTATATCGCTCGTCGTCTAGTGCGTTTTGCTGTAGAAGACATTGGTGATGCTAACCATTTAGCCTTAGTAGTGGCAATTGCAGCTAAAGAGGCCGTGGAGTTTATTGGGCGACCAGAAGGAGATTTAGCTTTAGCTCAGGCTGTGGTGTATTTGGCACAAGCCCCGAAGAGCAATCAGATATATAAGGCTTATGAATTAGCCAAGAAAGATGCCCTAGAAAGTCTTACCGAACCAGTGCCGCTCCATTTGCGTAATCCGGTTACAAAATTAATGAGGGATTTAGGCTATGGCAAGGGCTATAAATATGCTCACGATTATCCAAACGCTAAAGTTGACCAGGAACATTTTCCGCAATCCCTAAAGGGTAGAAAGTATTATACGCCGTATCCTAAAAAGAAAACTAATTAAGCCAATTTATCCCTGGGATATTTAACGAATCTTTTGAAAGATTTGTGACAATTACAAGTAAATAATTAGTGGGATATAAGTATTTTTTAGCCGCGGTGTTTATTTTTTCTCCCGTTAATGCCCTAATGTTTTCTTGGAATTTTTCTGGATAATCAAGGCTCCGACCATATAGTTCTAAGTCTTGAAGAAATGTGACTTTATCGCGCATACTATCGAAATTAAACGGGAAGTTCCCCAAATAAAAAGTTTTAGTGCGATTTAACTCCTGTAAAGTTACGCCAGTTTTCGATAATTTTTCTATCTCTTCAGTTATATACCGAACAGCTCGAACCGGATCTGAGGTCTGGGTGGTAGCGATAAAAACTCCACCGTAACGCCAACGATAAAATCCCGATCGAACATCATAAGCAAGGCCGGCGCTTTCTCGAACTCGATTACCAATACGGGAGACCAAAGGCGATCCTCCTAAAATAAAGTTCATAGCCCGCACCGCAACCAAATCTTCATTTCGTTCAGAAATACCGTAAAAGCCTAAAAAAACATAGGACTGATTTAGCTCGGGTTTGTGAATAATATATCCTTGAGGACTCTCAGCATAAGGACCCGGTGGGATCTCTGGAATTTCTTCTAATTTGTTGCCTCGCGGTAAATCTTTAAAATGTTCATTGAGCTTTCTTAAAAACTCCTCACGCTTAAAATCTCCAGCCGCTACTAGAAAACTATTATTAAGGGTATAATGACGCTGGTAAAATTCTTTAACATCGTGCAAAGTAAATCGGGCAACCGTCTCGGTATCACCTGATGGCTCATGACCATATGGATGATCTTTAAGAAGCAGACTGAAAAATTTTCTTGCTCCCAGTTCATAGGGATAATCTAAGTCTTCTTTGATTTCTAGAATAGTTTTGGTTTTCAACTTCTGAAGTTCGATCTCAGAAAAAGCTGGATTCTGTAAGATATCGGCCAAGATTTCTAAGATTGTATCGGTGTCCTTACTTAAAAACCGGAGATGAAAAAACCCGAGTTCTTTTGAAACTCCTTCACTTAGTGACGCGCCCAAAAACTCTAATTCTTGATTAAGCTGATACGCATTTCGAGTTTTGGTCCCCCGGGTAAGCATTTTGTTAGTAAAATTCGCTAATCCTTCTTTACCTTTGGGGTCATAGGCGCTACCAGCATACGACACCCAACGCAGCTCGATAAATGGCAGCTGGTGAGTTTCATAAGTTAAGACTATAAGACCGCAAGGCAGGGTATCTCGGCTAATTGGTAAACCATAAATTATCGTGCTAAATACTAATCCTAAAACTGTCCATTTTAAAGTTTTCATTTTTTCTCATCCTCAGGTAATAATTTAACAATTGTGCGATTTTTAGGGACAAAATATTTTCTAAGGATTTCTCGCACATCTTCTTTGGTGACTTGTTTAATTCGCTCTGGATAACTAACCATATCATCTAAGCTGCCGGACACAATTAGTTGCCGACCGATTCTCATACCCATACCGCGCACCCGGTCTCGGCTGTATATCTCGTTAGCAATTATATTATTGGTAATCCGAGCCATCTCAAAATCAGTAATTGAGTCTGGGCCTAAAGACATTAAATGTTCTAGTTCTTTGTAAATAAGAGCAATTATCGTGTCAAGACATTCTAACTTCTTAGGCACCACAAAAAACTTAAAGGTACCAGCTTCGCGTTCTAAATCATTATACGCCCAAACCCTTAAGGCGAGGTTTTTTTCTTCAACTAGTTTTTTATAAAGACGCGCATCCTTACCCCAGCTTAATAGTCCTTCTAGAACTTCTAAGGCGTAATATTCTTGATCTAAAGAATCTGCAGTTCGGTAGCCCAAAAGTACTGCTGGTAGGCTAACTTTGCGGTAGAGCACTAAGGATTGTTCGCCAGCCTGCGGTGGTTCATAAAACTTCGGATGGCTTACTGGTTTTGACTTGATTTTACCAAAATATTTATTTACTTGGGCAAGGGCCCTTTCAATGTCGACATCGCCGGCCAGGACTAAAATAGCGTTCTGCGGTTGATAATAAGTCTGGTAATGATTAATTAGATCTTTTAAAGTAATCCGTTTGATATCCTCCATCCATCCAATCACCGGATTCCGAAACGGATGAAACCGGTAAGCTAAAAGATCAAATTGTTCCCAAAGCACATCATAAGGTTCATTTTCGCCGAGCCGGCGTTCTTCCATTACAACATTTCTTTCACTTAAAAATTTCTCTTCGGTAATTAAAAGATTCGCCAGGCGTTCGGCTAATAATTTTAAGGCTGTGTCGTAAAACTCTTTGGTAAGATCGACCCAATAGCAAACATATAAATTAGAAGTAAAGGCGTTGTCTTCGCCACCCAAGGAATCGATAATCTGCGTGATCTCTCGGGGTTTATAATTTTTCGTGCCGTCCATGTGTTCTAAAAGATGCGAAAGCCCGGACCTACTTGGGGGGTCATAAATCGAGCCGACATTAAACCAGAGCTGAGACGAAATTATCGGAGTTGTACTATCTTTATAGATAATTATGCGTAAACCATTTTTCAGGGTTGCTTCATAAATTGGATAATCCTCGTATGGTTTGGAAAAATTTATCTGGGCATTAAGCAGCGCGAAGGACAATAAAAAACATCCGATCATTAAAGCCTGAGGTTTTCTCATAAGTAATATGATAAACAATCGGTTGCTTCCCGTCAAGGTTATCTTTATTGGCCAATAAGAACCTTGACAAATATTTTTAGGGGCGTAAAATTTTTTTACGGAGGGCGCTATGAGAAGTATTAAAGTCTTATGTTGTTTTGTAATTGTAAGTATTGCTTGGGCGCAGTTAGAAGAGTCCTTCAGTAGCGAAACTTTCCCACCTGAAGGTTGGCAGATTATTAATTATGATGGCGGAAATACCTGGCTGAGAAATAGCACCAATGCCCATACTCCGCCCGGCTGTGCTGGTTGTCTGTGGTCGGAGTATTATCTTACGAACGATGATTGGCTTGTTACGCCACGCCTTATTGTCGGCGAAGCCGATACCTTAAAATTCTATTATCGCAGCGCTAGCACTACTTTAGAAAGTCTTGAGGTGCGGCTTTCGTTTAAGGGTCCGACGGTTAATAATTTTACTCGAACACTTTGGGCAAAAAGATTTAATAATACCTCTTATCAGTTAGCCAAAATTCCCTTACGAAGTTATAAAGATTCTATTGTTTATATTGCCTTTCGTTATTATGTATCCTACCCCTTACAACCAATTGGTGAAGGTGTCTATCTAGATGATATTACCGGACCAGCGATCTATCAGATTCACGATGTCGGGGTAACCCAAATTTTAGCTCCAGTTGGGGTAAGTATTGAAAGTATTGTTTGGCCACGGGTCCGGGTTAAAAATTTTGGTTCGTATCCGGAAACAATCCCAGTGGTGTTTAAAATTCCCGCGGTGCATTATGAAAAGCACGAAACAACTTATCTCCTGGCTGGTAACGATACTACAATAATCTTCCCAAGTTGCACTTTAGGTGTTGGGGAATATCAAGCCCTGGCTTATACCGTACTGGACTCGGATGAAAATAATTCCAATGATACCTGTCTAGTAGGTTTTATTGTTCGCACTCATAATGTCTGGCAGCGTCGGGCTAACTTCCCGGTGCTGGTAAAAACTAGCGGTTCCAGTTTGTGTTCTGACGAGAATGGTTTTATCTATGGCATGCGCGTCTCAGATACTAATTTTTATGCTTATGATATTAACAATGATAACTGGTCACAAAAAAAGAGTATTCCGATTAAGACCAAATCTGGCTTTGGCTTAGTCTACGGTGGGGATGAGACAATTTATGTCTTTACTAAGAACCAAAAAGTTGTCTATCGCTATGCGATCACAACAAATACTTGGCACCCCAGTGAGTCATTGCCCATTAAGCCTAAGACCAATACTGCGTTTTGCCGTCAAAATAATCACATCTATGCACTTTTAGGTGATACGTGCTTTTATCGCTATTCTCTGGAAAATAACTCCTGGGAACGCTGTAAAGGCCTACCAGTAAAAACCAAAGCCGGCACGGCGCTCACCGGCACAACTGATGGCTATCTTTATGCAATAACCGGCAACAAAAAGGCCTTTCATCGCTATGACCCAAATGCGAATAGCTGGACATTACTAGAATCGGCGCCTTGTCGGATTAAAAAGGGCGCGGCTCTTAGTAGTAATGGTAATACGGTGTATGCCCTAATTGGCGGCAGGACCAAAAAGTTTTATTGCTATCAGGCTGATATGGGTTGGCAAGAGTTAGATTCGGTGCCAATAGAAATCAAAGGTGGAAGCAGTCTGGCTGCGGCCCAAGGCTCAATTTATGCTCTGTTAGGCAGTACTACCAACCTTTTCTATCGATATCTACCCGAACCAAGTAAGCATCTGAGCCAACCTAAGAGTTTAAACGTGCTACCCCAACTGCTCACGATAATTTCTTCTAATAAAGACCGGCCTGACCAATTACCCGTGTCCCAAACTGTAGTAATTTATAACGCCTTAGGAGTTCCGGTCGGCACAATGGAATTGGCCGCGAAAACTCAACTGCACCGAATTTTACAAAATATCCCCTCAGGGATCTACTTTATTGTCGATAAGCAGCGGACTCGATTCCGGTTAATTAGAATTGGGCCATAAGCAGAGACCGGGGTTGACTCTTTTTTATTACCAGAAGCTAAAGTAAGCGTACGGGGCCTATAGTTTAGCCTGGAATATCCGAAAGTTAAGGTGCAAGATATTTGGTGGCAAGTAGAGTTTGGGAGATCAAAACTGAGCTGTAAAGTAAACGTGCTCGGTATCCCGGACCATAGCCGGACAGTCCCTCCACAGTCATCCCCGGTGATCATATAAATTAAACTGCCTATTGACAGAATTAAGATTTTGCTTAATATTTATTAAGTAACGCAAAAATTATGACAAGGCCTTACAGTGCCAATATTATTTTATAAAGAAAGGAGGTGAGATAAGATGGCCAAGGTTACCAAGCAGATGCTCATTAAAAAGCTTGCCGATGCTGGCGGGGTGTCTAAGAAAGTTGCCGAAACAATGTTTAATACCCTAATCACGACGATTATGAACTCAGTAAAAAAAGGCGATAAGGTGGCGATTCCGGGGTTCGGCACATTTATGATTAGAAAAACTAAGGCACGAGTTGGTCGTAATCCCAAAACCGGTGAAGAGATTCAGATTCCAGCTAAAAAGAAGGCTGTTTTCCGCCCGGGCAAAGAGTTTAAAGCGCTGGTTAAATAATAATAAACCTCATAATCTTTACATAAGGACAGTTAAGTTTTGAGACAACTTGACTGTCCTTTTATTTTATTTATATTAAATTAAATGCCCAGGGCCCTGCGTTACACCAAAAATCAGCTGATTATCTTAGATCAATCAATTAATGGTGGCTTACCCAATAATCCCACCTATCGAGAACTAAAAAGTTACGAAGCGGTAATTACGGCAATCAAAGAACTAAAAATTCGTGGTGCACCCCTAATTGGCGTGGCCGGTGCATATGGTGTCGCCTTAGCTGCTGCGACGATAAAGCCACTGAGTAAAGAGAAATTAAGCGCGATTGCCCAAGAAATTGGTGCGGCCCGACCCACTGCGGTTAATCTGTCATGGGCAATTGCCAGAATGTTAAAGATTATTACCGATCCTGAAGTTGAAATCAAGAGACTACCCCAATTATTATTGAAGGAAGCAAAAAACATTGAGGCCGAAGAAGCCGGCAGATCGCGCGCAATCGGTAAAATTGGAGCCGAGCTGATCAAAGATAATAGTAAAATAATTACGATTTGTAATACCGGCTGGCTGGCAAGCCCGGGGATTGGCACAGCCTTAGGGGTTATTTATACGGCACATCGTCAGGGTAAAAAACTAAAAGTCTATGTGTTAGAAACCAGACCCTTACTGCAAGGTGCCCGCTTGACCGCTTATGAGCTAAAATGTGCGAAAATTCCGTATGTGGTAATTACCGACAATATGATAGGCTCGGTGATGAACCAGATTGATATTGTCTTAGTTGGGGCTGATCGGATTGCCCGAAATGGTGATACTGCGAATAAAATCGGCACTTTGAGTTTAGCAATCGTGGCCCGGTATTTTAAGGTGCCGTTTTATGTGGTGGCTCCAACCTCTACGATTGATGTAACCAAAAAAACTGGGCAGGAGATCCCCATCGAGTATCGCTCTGAGTTTGAAGTGAAAATGCTAAATGAGCGTTATATTGCCCCGCACGATGCTCAGGTCTATAATCCGGCATTTGATGTCACACCGCATGATCTAATTGCAGGCATAATTACTGAAAGAGGCATCTATTATCCACCATTTATTAAATCTCTTAGCAGGCTTAGCAATGAGAGTTAATTTAATAGCTGTTGTTTTATTTTCGCTTATAAGGTTGTCATTTAGCGATACCTTACCGGCACTTCCCTTAAGAGACCTGGCTAATCTTGAGTTTCCTTGGTATACGCCAAAACCGCCAATAACCTATAAGGATAGTTTTCGCTTTAGCGCCAACTTGTCGCCGAACCTTGTGTATCGCAAGCTCGGACTGAAGCTTGCTAAGAAAATATCAAAATCCGGCTTGTTTTTACTTCAAATCTGCGATGAAAAAAATGTTGATTTTTATGATTATCATCAGACAAAATTTAGCTGGGGGCTAGGTAAAGAAACTAAAAATACCTGGCAGGAATTTGATCTTACCGGGCAAAGAAACTGGCGAAGAACCAATGTGCAATATAAAAAATTACACGGTCAGTACAATCTATATTGGTTTTTCGGCGACAATCTTTTACAATTTAATAATCAACTCAATGTTTTATATCACAAAAATCCTAACTGCGATTATTTTCTTTTAGCTACCAGCCAGTTAACCGGCTATCTACCAACCAACTTGGGAAATATTATTGTCTCGTGCGAGCCTTATTTTAGAAACTATAACTTTGATAAAACCAATAACTATTTGGCGGCAAATTTTTCGATCTCAGATCTGCTATTTTGGGGTGGACATTTTTACTTAAATCCGGGATTATCTTATTACTTACCCGTTTACGGAACTTCCCGATTAAATCCAGCAAATAAATACTTAGGCCTCGGGCTAAAGACCGGTTTTAAGCTAAAAGGTTTAAGCTGTGTAACTGAAATTCAATATAATACCCATTTAAATCCACACTATGATTCGATATTAGGTGCGCTTAATCCTTATCAGCTAGCTAGTTCTCAGTTATCACCTATAATTAAAAAAATTGATTTAAGCACACAAATTACCTATAAATATGTTTTGTTGAGTGCTCGCTATGAAACATATCAATCGTACTGGATTTATAACTATGACTATTATCAAAACTCAATTATTTTAGCTGTTTATGACACGGTTTATCGGTCATTCAGCTTAGGCGCTGAAATCGATTTTTTGCGCTATTTTAATAATAAAATAAGCCTGTCTCTGTCACCAACTGAACTTTATTTATTTCCAAGTTTTAGAATTACTGATACATTAATCTTTAATTATAAACCATTGCGATTTTTAACTTATTGGCAGTTCAGTAGTGAACGGCTCTGGAGTAATTTAACTTTACCGAAGTATTTTTTAGTTTCCATCCAATTAAGTGTCTCATACAAGCGTTTGACCTTAACTGGCGAGCTAGACAATATCTTGGATAGAAAAATTTTTCTATATCCTCATATTCAAACTCCAAAAGGAAGAAAATACTGGCTAGGAATAAATTTTCTTATTTAGGGAATAACAACCTTCCTCGTCTCGATTGATTGATCAAGCTGAGCTCTTAGAAAATAAATTCCACTGGGGAGCTTAACTGTGTGCTCGTAATGTCCACGGAGCTTGTAGGTATTTTCAACTACAGCGATTTTCTCGCCATTAATCGAATAGCAATCGATGATCACATGGCAGTTATAGGGAAGTCGGTATTTTATTTTAATGAGATGCGATTTTAATATCGGATCGATCTTTATATCCGGTTTTAAATAATTATTCTGAAATAAAGTTTCCGAAGTGCTATTAAACACGCTAAATTTAACCACGAAGGAGTTCGTGGTTGTTGTGTCATTGGGGACATAGGACCAAAATTCATTGGTGTTATTACCCTTTAACAAATAAATAGCCCCATTATAAAAGCCTAAACAAGCACCACCTTTAGGGACTGAGCTCTTATTAAGCCTAGGAATTGTATCTTTAGGAATCCATCGATTTGCTCCGGGCTGGTAAACCCAAAATTCATTGCTTCCACCGCCTTTGATGGCATAAATGAAATTATTTGAACTCACCAAGGCACCACCACTTTTTGTACAAGTGTTTTTTCGCACTTGCGGATGTTGCGATGGTATTGATTCAAGCTCCTGCCAACTATTAGTTTCGGGAATATACCTAAAGAAATAACTGTTTTTGCTGCCACCCTTAAGCACATAAATCGTATCTCTTAGAGTAGTCAAAGCAGTTCCGTCTTTGTACGGTCTATTATCACGCATTGGAGCTGGATTTTTTAAAATCCACTGGTTAGTAACGGTATCATACGCGTAAAAGTTTGGCTCACCGGGCTTAACGCCGCCAGCAATTAAATACACTTTGCCATGATAAAAAGTAATCGCGGAGCCGGCTTTTATGCCCTTGGATACCGGCACATTAGCCTTTTGACACCAACGATTAGCCGCAATATCATACATCCAAAATTCT
The window above is part of the candidate division WOR-3 bacterium genome. Proteins encoded here:
- a CDS encoding pitrilysin family protein gives rise to the protein MKTLKWTVLGLVFSTIIYGLPISRDTLPCGLIVLTYETHQLPFIELRWVSYAGSAYDPKGKEGLANFTNKMLTRGTKTRNAYQLNQELEFLGASLSEGVSKELGFFHLRFLSKDTDTILEILADILQNPAFSEIELQKLKTKTILEIKEDLDYPYELGARKFFSLLLKDHPYGHEPSGDTETVARFTLHDVKEFYQRHYTLNNSFLVAAGDFKREEFLRKLNEHFKDLPRGNKLEEIPEIPPGPYAESPQGYIIHKPELNQSYVFLGFYGISERNEDLVAVRAMNFILGGSPLVSRIGNRVRESAGLAYDVRSGFYRWRYGGVFIATTQTSDPVRAVRYITEEIEKLSKTGVTLQELNRTKTFYLGNFPFNFDSMRDKVTFLQDLELYGRSLDYPEKFQENIRALTGEKINTAAKKYLYPTNYLLVIVTNLSKDSLNIPGINWLN
- a CDS encoding HU family DNA-binding protein yields the protein MAKVTKQMLIKKLADAGGVSKKVAETMFNTLITTIMNSVKKGDKVAIPGFGTFMIRKTKARVGRNPKTGEEIQIPAKKKAVFRPGKEFKALVK
- a CDS encoding choice-of-anchor J domain-containing protein — encoded protein: MRSIKVLCCFVIVSIAWAQLEESFSSETFPPEGWQIINYDGGNTWLRNSTNAHTPPGCAGCLWSEYYLTNDDWLVTPRLIVGEADTLKFYYRSASTTLESLEVRLSFKGPTVNNFTRTLWAKRFNNTSYQLAKIPLRSYKDSIVYIAFRYYVSYPLQPIGEGVYLDDITGPAIYQIHDVGVTQILAPVGVSIESIVWPRVRVKNFGSYPETIPVVFKIPAVHYEKHETTYLLAGNDTTIIFPSCTLGVGEYQALAYTVLDSDENNSNDTCLVGFIVRTHNVWQRRANFPVLVKTSGSSLCSDENGFIYGMRVSDTNFYAYDINNDNWSQKKSIPIKTKSGFGLVYGGDETIYVFTKNQKVVYRYAITTNTWHPSESLPIKPKTNTAFCRQNNHIYALLGDTCFYRYSLENNSWERCKGLPVKTKAGTALTGTTDGYLYAITGNKKAFHRYDPNANSWTLLESAPCRIKKGAALSSNGNTVYALIGGRTKKFYCYQADMGWQELDSVPIEIKGGSSLAAAQGSIYALLGSTTNLFYRYLPEPSKHLSQPKSLNVLPQLLTIISSNKDRPDQLPVSQTVVIYNALGVPVGTMELAAKTQLHRILQNIPSGIYFIVDKQRTRFRLIRIGP
- a CDS encoding replication-associated recombination protein A, with amino-acid sequence MTQAQSAVPLAERMRPQSLEEFVGQKHLLDKGKPLRTMIENGELHSMIFWGPPGSGKTTLAYLIAKYTKAHFVSFSAVTAGVSDIRQVINDAEHYQKMFNQSTILFVDEIHRFNKAQQDAFLPYVEQGKIILIGATTENPSFEVISPLLSRCRVYVLNQLNPDEIKAIIKQAISSPRGLKDFNVSLSNQALNYIINIAQGDARVALNLLELATKTTGPDKIGRRRISVKTLEDIALRKMLLYDKSGEEHYNLISALHKSLRDSDVDAALYWLARMLEAGEDPLYIARRLVRFAVEDIGDANHLALVVAIAAKEAVEFIGRPEGDLALAQAVVYLAQAPKSNQIYKAYELAKKDALESLTEPVPLHLRNPVTKLMRDLGYGKGYKYAHDYPNAKVDQEHFPQSLKGRKYYTPYPKKKTN
- a CDS encoding pitrilysin family protein; amino-acid sequence: MRKPQALMIGCFLLSFALLNAQINFSKPYEDYPIYEATLKNGLRIIIYKDSTTPIISSQLWFNVGSIYDPPSRSGLSHLLEHMDGTKNYKPREITQIIDSLGGEDNAFTSNLYVCYWVDLTKEFYDTALKLLAERLANLLITEEKFLSERNVVMEERRLGENEPYDVLWEQFDLLAYRFHPFRNPVIGWMEDIKRITLKDLINHYQTYYQPQNAILVLAGDVDIERALAQVNKYFGKIKSKPVSHPKFYEPPQAGEQSLVLYRKVSLPAVLLGYRTADSLDQEYYALEVLEGLLSWGKDARLYKKLVEEKNLALRVWAYNDLEREAGTFKFFVVPKKLECLDTIIALIYKELEHLMSLGPDSITDFEMARITNNIIANEIYSRDRVRGMGMRIGRQLIVSGSLDDMVSYPERIKQVTKEDVREILRKYFVPKNRTIVKLLPEDEKK
- the mtnA gene encoding S-methyl-5-thioribose-1-phosphate isomerase → MPRALRYTKNQLIILDQSINGGLPNNPTYRELKSYEAVITAIKELKIRGAPLIGVAGAYGVALAAATIKPLSKEKLSAIAQEIGAARPTAVNLSWAIARMLKIITDPEVEIKRLPQLLLKEAKNIEAEEAGRSRAIGKIGAELIKDNSKIITICNTGWLASPGIGTALGVIYTAHRQGKKLKVYVLETRPLLQGARLTAYELKCAKIPYVVITDNMIGSVMNQIDIVLVGADRIARNGDTANKIGTLSLAIVARYFKVPFYVVAPTSTIDVTKKTGQEIPIEYRSEFEVKMLNERYIAPHDAQVYNPAFDVTPHDLIAGIITERGIYYPPFIKSLSRLSNES